The following are from one region of the bacterium genome:
- a CDS encoding ribonuclease HI family protein → MRKCELFIDGSSRGNPGEAGCGFIIYCEGKKILEKSIYLGIKTNNEAEYHGLIEALKAAKEVGCGDITVYSDSELLVNHINGVYKVRASNLKPLRDEALSLLKNFKNWQLIHIGRERNFETDLLAKNVSKEGKNGKK, encoded by the coding sequence ATGAGGAAGTGTGAACTTTTTATTGATGGATCGTCGAGAGGTAACCCTGGTGAAGCAGGATGTGGATTTATTATATACTGTGAGGGAAAGAAAATCCTTGAAAAAAGTATTTATCTTGGTATAAAGACCAATAATGAGGCGGAGTATCACGGCTTAATAGAAGCCTTGAAGGCTGCTAAAGAGGTCGGATGCGGCGACATTACAGTCTATTCGGATTCGGAGCTTCTTGTAAATCACATCAATGGTGTTTACAAGGTAAGAGCCAGCAATCTTAAGCCGTTAAGAGATGAAGCATTGAGTTTGCTTAAAAATTTTAAAAATTGGCAATTGATCCATATTGGCAGAGAGAGAAATTTTGAAACCGATTTGCTTGCCAAGAATGTTTCGAAGGAGGGAAAGAATGGTAAAAAGTAA
- a CDS encoding DNA-directed RNA polymerase subunit omega, whose product MVKSKFRVMDELKEKYGSRYLVVLLASRIAKVIVDTRQEREVAARLGFSDEDTKPTVLALYRILREGVKYRLEQEKATEE is encoded by the coding sequence ATGGTAAAAAGTAAATTCAGAGTTATGGATGAATTAAAAGAAAAATATGGTTCCAGGTATTTAGTAGTTTTGCTTGCCTCAAGGATTGCTAAGGTTATAGTCGATACAAGGCAAGAAAGAGAAGTTGCTGCCCGGCTTGGTTTCAGTGACGAAGACACAAAGCCAACGGTACTTGCGTTGTATAGGATTCTGCGCGAAGGTGTAAAATATAGGCTTGAGCAGGAAAAAGCTACAGAAGAGTAG
- the coaBC gene encoding bifunctional phosphopantothenoylcysteine decarboxylase/phosphopantothenate--cysteine ligase CoaBC gives MAKIVIGLTGSVSVYKSINVLRILEKRGHSVRAILTESAQKFLSRLLVKSTISGDVYTDEDFWKTGKSVHIELARWADLIAIVPCTANTISKIRYGLADNLLTSTVLAFKGPLLIAPAMHQEMWLNLEIQGSVEYLKEFRGTFVSGPEKGVLASGEIGCGRLLKEEFIVEDIEAVLKGSPLKDYKVLLCYGRTEEPIDAVRVITNRSSGLMGFYIAKAVKEHGGNLIQVVGETSIPPYGRDETIRVRTAEEMLEAVRKYVEKADVLIMAAAVSDYRSGSQYTKKSKKGDRLTVTLLPTKDILKTVAPLKRENQIFVGFALETDNLEDYAKKKLEEKNLDIIIGNYASAMGSEFSSGLIMDKSGGLEEFSNVTKETLAVKIVEKIIKMLK, from the coding sequence GTGGCTAAGATAGTAATTGGTCTAACTGGCAGTGTATCCGTTTATAAATCAATAAATGTCCTCCGTATCCTTGAAAAGCGAGGCCACAGCGTAAGGGCAATATTAACCGAATCTGCTCAAAAATTTTTATCACGTCTTCTTGTAAAGTCTACCATCAGCGGCGATGTTTACACTGATGAGGATTTCTGGAAGACAGGAAAGAGTGTTCACATTGAACTTGCCCGATGGGCTGATTTAATCGCAATAGTACCATGCACCGCAAATACCATATCTAAAATAAGATATGGATTGGCAGACAATCTCCTAACTTCAACAGTTCTTGCCTTTAAGGGTCCTTTGCTAATTGCGCCTGCCATGCACCAAGAGATGTGGCTAAATCTTGAAATTCAAGGTTCTGTTGAGTACTTAAAAGAATTTCGAGGTACTTTTGTTTCCGGTCCAGAAAAAGGGGTGCTGGCATCGGGTGAGATCGGTTGTGGTCGGCTCTTGAAAGAGGAGTTCATTGTCGAAGATATTGAGGCGGTGTTAAAAGGTTCACCATTAAAAGATTATAAAGTTCTTTTGTGTTACGGGAGAACGGAGGAGCCCATAGATGCTGTCCGTGTCATTACGAACAGGTCTTCGGGGTTGATGGGGTTTTATATTGCAAAGGCTGTTAAAGAACATGGTGGAAATTTAATTCAGGTGGTAGGTGAAACTTCCATCCCTCCTTATGGTAGAGACGAAACCATTCGAGTTAGAACGGCTGAAGAAATGCTGGAAGCAGTTCGTAAATATGTAGAAAAGGCCGATGTACTTATCATGGCAGCAGCTGTTTCTGACTATCGTTCGGGGTCTCAATATACGAAGAAATCGAAAAAGGGAGATCGATTAACAGTTACCCTTCTCCCAACCAAAGACATTTTAAAAACTGTTGCACCTTTAAAGCGTGAAAATCAAATCTTTGTTGGATTCGCCCTCGAAACTGATAATTTGGAAGACTACGCAAAGAAAAAATTGGAGGAGAAAAATCTGGATATTATAATAGGCAATTATGCAAGCGCCATGGGCTCTGAATTTTCCAGCGGTCTCATAATGGATAAGAGTGGAGGATTGGAAGAATTTTCGAATGTGACCAAAGAGACTCTTGCAGTAAAAATCGTTGAAAAAATAATAAAAATGTTAAAATGA
- a CDS encoding uracil-DNA glycosylase: MKDPRVLIWREVLGFDRVWLPDSNKKLKLFLLEQKASNCKKCPLFRTREKFVFGWGNPYSGIMAVGEAPGPDEDKLGKPFVGRAGEFLNYALKEAGIDRERDLYIANVLKCIPVELATGANGKPVALLNKFGKKSFRAPNKTEVSACSEWLEAQISIVKPKFILAMGNPSVRYFLGEKVNVTAVLGTPRKIRDGSITVFPVLHPSYIIRKKSPDLEMLYIQQLKKFKELVSELIPD; this comes from the coding sequence ATGAAAGACCCCCGTGTTTTAATCTGGAGAGAAGTTCTTGGATTTGACAGAGTGTGGCTCCCAGATTCTAATAAGAAGTTAAAACTATTCCTATTGGAACAAAAAGCAAGCAACTGTAAGAAATGCCCTCTCTTCCGAACCCGTGAAAAATTTGTGTTTGGATGGGGAAATCCCTATTCGGGAATCATGGCAGTGGGAGAAGCCCCAGGGCCTGATGAAGATAAACTTGGGAAGCCTTTTGTAGGGCGAGCGGGTGAATTTTTAAATTATGCCCTTAAAGAAGCCGGTATAGACAGGGAAAGGGATTTGTACATTGCAAATGTTTTAAAGTGTATTCCCGTAGAACTGGCGACGGGTGCAAATGGAAAACCTGTTGCACTTCTAAACAAGTTTGGCAAAAAATCTTTTAGGGCTCCGAATAAAACTGAAGTTTCTGCCTGTTCAGAGTGGCTTGAAGCCCAAATATCAATAGTTAAACCGAAATTTATTCTTGCTATGGGAAATCCTTCTGTCAGGTATTTTCTCGGAGAGAAAGTCAATGTAACAGCCGTCCTGGGAACTCCAAGAAAAATTAGAGATGGAAGTATAACGGTATTTCCGGTTTTGCATCCTTCATATATAATCCGTAAAAAGAGCCCTGACTTGGAGATGCTGTATATCCAACAACTTAAAAAATTCAAAGAGCTGGTCTCAGAGCTAATTCCAGATTGA